The genome window AGCGCGGCTGGAACATCCAGATGCCGAGCCCAAACATGGTGGCCAGCGCTGTTGCGATGGCACTCGACAGAATGCCGATGCGCAGGCTCAGCAGGATGCTCTGGCCCCAGGCCGGGTTGTCGATCAACGCCTGATAGTGCCGCAGGGACAGGGTGCCGGATGGCATTGAGAGAAAGCGTGCCGGTGTGAACGATACTGGCACGACGGCAATCAGCGGCATCAGCAGGAATAGTGCGACGGCTGTGGCGACGATGAGCAGCACGGGGCCGGGTTTGGATGACTGCATGCCAGACCCCTTATCCCACCAGGTGCGCAGGTTTGATGAAGCGCCGCATCAGGGCGAGGAGAATGCCGATGAACAGCACCAGCACGACGCTGATGGCTGCACCGAGACCCCAGTCCGGGCTCTGGAAGATGCGCAGATAAACCAGTTCCGCCACCATGACGCTGCGGCCACCGCCGAGGATGGCCGGGGTAACGAAGAAGCCGAGCGCGAACACGAAGACTATAAGCGCCGCGCCGATCAATCCTCCATAGGTCAGCGGTACAAAGACGGTCCAGAAGATGCGGGTTCGCGATGCACCCATGCCGCGTGCTGCCAGCAGGACACGTTCGTCGATGCTGCGCATTGCCGATGCAATCGGAAAGACCGCGAAGGGAATGAGGAAATGCGTCATGCCGATGATGACGCCGAGTTCGTTGCGTGCCAGCGCCAGAGGTTCACCGATGATGCCCGCCGATTGCAGCCATGTGTTGATGAGGCCGCGGTTCGAAAGCATGGCGAGCCAGCCGAAGGCACGCGTCAGCACCGAGATCCAGAATGGGACGAGGATGCAGAACTCCGCCAGCATGCGTTGCACAGAACTGCCGCGCACCCAGACATAGGCGATGGCATAGGCCATGACGAGCGATGCGGCTGTCACAACCAGGCAGATGCGGAGGGTGCGGATAAAGACGGACTGGACGAGGGGGTCGGTGAAGAGCGAGCGGTACTGGCCCACCCCTGGCTCCGGCAGGGTGAAGCTCCAGCGCACGACACCGAGGAAGGGAACCACATAGGCAAGCCCGAGGAACAGCAGCAGCGGTGCCAACAGCAGGATTTTTCTGGAGGTGGCTGACTTCCCGATCATTCAGCGTCCTTCGTGTGGTGAAAATCAACGAAGCGGCGCGAGAGGTTCACTCTCACGCCGCGGCGCCTCAAGCCGAGATGACTTTTGTATATTCGTCGAACGCCTTGCCGTAATTTTCGGCATACCATTCCATGTTGAGTGGGATCTGCTTCGTCATATTGGCTGGATCGACGCAGTTCACCCGCTTCCTGTCGGCAGGGATCAGCGCGTCGGTGGCCGGGTTGGCTGGACCCTGACCGAGCAGGTTGAACATTTCCAGCTGGCGTTCCGGCGTCTGGGCGCTGGCGATGAATTTCATCGCATTCTCCTTGCCACCTGGATTACCCTTCATTACGCCAAGCGCGCCGGGCGAAATCAGGCCCTGATCCCAGATAAATTTGATGTTGCCGCCGGAATCCTGCTCAAGCAGTTGTGCGCGAGTGGACCAGATGATCGCCATCGATGCTTCGCCATCCATCAGCACCGACTGGCTCTCCGCACCACCTCCCCAATAGGCCACGACATTTTCCTTGAACGCCGCGATCTTGTCATGTGCGCGCTTGAGATCCAGCGGATAGAGTTTTTCGGGTGCTACACCATCGGCGAGGAGAGCAGCTTCCCACATCGCCGAGCCCCATTTGTAGAGCGATCGTTTGCCGGGGAATTTCTTGACGTCAAAGAAGTCGGCCATGCCGGTCGGCGCCTGGTCGCCGAATTTCGAAGAATCATAGGCGATGATATATGAGAAGAAGTAGGTCGAAGCGGCATGATCCCAGCCAAAACCCGGCCGCATCTTGTTCTTGTCGACGACTTTGTAATCGATCTCCTCAAGCATTCCCTGCTTGCCGAGCGAGATTCCGGAGAATGGGTCGATGTCCAGAAGGTCCCAGCTGGGCTTGCCGCTCTTGAACTGGGCGGTGATGGCGCCTTCCGTCGGACCAGAGCCATCCATCTTGACGGTTACACCGGTCTCCTTGGTGAAGGGCTGACCATAGGCCTTGTCATAGGCCGTCATGGCATCCCCACCCCAATTGACCAGAACAAGTTCCTTGGCCTGGGCGTAGGAACCGGTTGAGCGCAGGAGTGCGGGCGCTCCGGCGAGCAGCATCGCTGCCATCTGCGTGAAGCGCCGGCGGCTGATTTCACCGTTCTCGACCTTGCTGGCGAGGATTTCGAGGCAGTCTTTTTGAAATGCGTTATCCATTTTATTTCCCTCTGGATTGTTATTGTCACATTCCTGATGCTGCCGCTTAACCTCCGGCAGGCAGCAAAAAGCCCTGATGCACCGGCCAGGACACCCACACATCCGTTCGCGGTGCGATGGGCGACGTCGCGGCAGTTGGCATCGAAACTGCCAGGCTGGTGCCGTTACGTGTCTTCAAATGGTATTTGGTCGAGGCGCCGAAATAGGTCGCACCTTCGACCCGGCAAGTGATGGCGTTGCGGTCGCCATTTTGTGGCCCCGTGCAAATGACCATGTGTTCGGGACGTATGGCCGCCACCGCATTTGGCCCGGTCATGGCCATGGTCCTGTTCAGAACGATCGTCCGCTCCTCGAATTGCCCCGCGGCGCGATCGCCTTCAAGACGCAGAGCATCCAACGGCAAGAGATTGATTTCGCCAAGAAATTCGGCAACGAAATGGCTTGCGGGCCGCTCGTAGACGTCCTGCGGTTTGCCCACCTGCAAAAGCTCGCCATGATTGAAAATGGCGACGCGCGAGGAGAGGGCAAGCGCTTCGGACTGGTCATGCGTCACAAAGACAAAGGTCGTTCCCGTCTCCTCATGCAGCCGCTTGACCTCCTGCTGCATCATTTCGCGCAGGTTCTTATCCAGCGCAGAGAAAGGCTCGTCGAGCAGGAGCACCGAGGGTTCAAAGACAAGGGCGCGTGCGAGGGCCACGCGCTGTTGCTGGCCACCGGAAAGCTTGGCTGGAAGCTTCTTCTCATGGCCGGTGAGGCCGACGCGCTCCACCATCTCTCCGACCTTACGCTTGATATCGGAGGAAGAGCGGCCACGAACTTTCAACGGAAAGGCAATGTTCTGTTCGACCGTCAGATGCGGAAAGAGCGCATAGCCCTGAAACACCATGCCATAGGAGCGATCTTCGGCCGGTACGTCGGTAATGTCCTTGCCGTCCATCATCAGCCGACCTGTGGTCGGCGCGGTGAAGCCGGCGAGGATCATCAGGAAGGTCGTCTTGCCCGATCCGGATGGTCCGAGGAGAGTCAAAAATTCGCCGCGACCAATGTCGAGCGAGAGATTTTTCAGCGCATGAAACGCGCCAAATGTCTTGCCAATCGATACAGCCTTGATCTCGGCGGCTTTCGCGTCGCCCAGTTGAATGCTTTGAGGCATTGATTGACCTCTTTCCCCTTATTTTGTCAGGAGCCTAGGCACAATCTGTGGTTACGACAATTGAATTATATTACCGCGATACGTGAATGAAATTCACGCCAACCTTGTTGATGGCTCATGGCCCGGACTTCAGGCATTGCGGGTCTGTGACAGGCGCGATTTCAGCCATTCCGTGAAGGCAAGCTGGGCCGGATGGTCGATCCTGGCATAATCCGTCACCAGAAAATAGGATTTCGGCGACTTGATGCTGAGGTCGAACGGCCGGATGAGTTGACCTGCTCTCATGGCTTTGCGGCAGGTGAGTTCGTCCCCCATGGCGATACCCTGGGCGGTGATTGCGGCTGAATAGACGAGGTTCATATCGGAGAAGACGATTCCCCGTTCCGAATCCGGATTGTCGACATTGGCGAGGGCCAACCAACGGGTCCAATCCTCGAAATCTCCAAGATGCAACAATGGCGCGCGCAAGATATCCTTCGGCTCGGCGATACCGCCCAGATTGTTGAGGAGCACCGGGCTGCAGAGCGGTGTGAATTCCACTTCGCACAGAAGTTCGACCGAGCGGTTCGGCCAATTGCCATCACCAAAGGCGATAAAGAGATCGACGCTGGCATCCGTGACATCATCGAGCTTGCGCGGCGTTATGATGCGCAATGCCACATCGGGATATTTCTCCTGAAACTCGGCGATATGGGTGCACAACCAGAGGGATGCGAACCCCGCGGTGCAACTTACGCACAATGATCCACCAGTACCTGCGGGGCTTTGCCGGCCGCCCGCATCGTCGATAACGATCAGTGCCTTGCGTACATCATTGGCATATTTGCGCCCGCGCGGCGTCAGCGTGACACCCTTGCCGTCCCGCTGCAGAAGTTCAAAGCCGAGATCCCTCTCAAGTAAGCGCAACTGATGGCTGACTGCGCTGCGTGTCAGATGCAGTTCCTCGGCCGCCCGCCAGACGCTGCCATGTCTCGCGAAACTTTCGAGAGCACGCAGCGCCTGAGTCGATGGTATGCGCATAAATCATGTCCTTGGTGGTGAAGAGGTGAATAGAATTTGCACGTTTTGAAAAAACATATCACTTTTTGTCCCTCCTTCCAGATGATTATCTCCCGGCAGCGGGAGACGGAATGTGGTCACGGCAGCAGCAACATCGGCACTGAAATTTGTTGACGAGCACAAGGCTGATCTATCGGCGTGGACCCGAACGATTTTCGGTTTCGGCGAAACCGCATGGCGCGAATATCAGTCGGCGGATTGGTATGTGACCCGGCTGCGG of Phyllobacterium zundukense contains these proteins:
- a CDS encoding ABC transporter permease; the protein is MIGKSATSRKILLLAPLLLFLGLAYVVPFLGVVRWSFTLPEPGVGQYRSLFTDPLVQSVFIRTLRICLVVTAASLVMAYAIAYVWVRGSSVQRMLAEFCILVPFWISVLTRAFGWLAMLSNRGLINTWLQSAGIIGEPLALARNELGVIIGMTHFLIPFAVFPIASAMRSIDERVLLAARGMGASRTRIFWTVFVPLTYGGLIGAALIVFVFALGFFVTPAILGGGRSVMVAELVYLRIFQSPDWGLGAAISVVLVLFIGILLALMRRFIKPAHLVG
- a CDS encoding ABC transporter substrate-binding protein, which translates into the protein MDNAFQKDCLEILASKVENGEISRRRFTQMAAMLLAGAPALLRSTGSYAQAKELVLVNWGGDAMTAYDKAYGQPFTKETGVTVKMDGSGPTEGAITAQFKSGKPSWDLLDIDPFSGISLGKQGMLEEIDYKVVDKNKMRPGFGWDHAASTYFFSYIIAYDSSKFGDQAPTGMADFFDVKKFPGKRSLYKWGSAMWEAALLADGVAPEKLYPLDLKRAHDKIAAFKENVVAYWGGGAESQSVLMDGEASMAIIWSTRAQLLEQDSGGNIKFIWDQGLISPGALGVMKGNPGGKENAMKFIASAQTPERQLEMFNLLGQGPANPATDALIPADRKRVNCVDPANMTKQIPLNMEWYAENYGKAFDEYTKVISA
- a CDS encoding ABC transporter ATP-binding protein, whose amino-acid sequence is MPQSIQLGDAKAAEIKAVSIGKTFGAFHALKNLSLDIGRGEFLTLLGPSGSGKTTFLMILAGFTAPTTGRLMMDGKDITDVPAEDRSYGMVFQGYALFPHLTVEQNIAFPLKVRGRSSSDIKRKVGEMVERVGLTGHEKKLPAKLSGGQQQRVALARALVFEPSVLLLDEPFSALDKNLREMMQQEVKRLHEETGTTFVFVTHDQSEALALSSRVAIFNHGELLQVGKPQDVYERPASHFVAEFLGEINLLPLDALRLEGDRAAGQFEERTIVLNRTMAMTGPNAVAAIRPEHMVICTGPQNGDRNAITCRVEGATYFGASTKYHLKTRNGTSLAVSMPTAATSPIAPRTDVWVSWPVHQGFLLPAGG
- a CDS encoding LysR substrate-binding domain-containing protein, with translation MRIPSTQALRALESFARHGSVWRAAEELHLTRSAVSHQLRLLERDLGFELLQRDGKGVTLTPRGRKYANDVRKALIVIDDAGGRQSPAGTGGSLCVSCTAGFASLWLCTHIAEFQEKYPDVALRIITPRKLDDVTDASVDLFIAFGDGNWPNRSVELLCEVEFTPLCSPVLLNNLGGIAEPKDILRAPLLHLGDFEDWTRWLALANVDNPDSERGIVFSDMNLVYSAAITAQGIAMGDELTCRKAMRAGQLIRPFDLSIKSPKSYFLVTDYARIDHPAQLAFTEWLKSRLSQTRNA